The DNA window AATAACGATTCGCCCAAGCTTACAGACTCGACTAAGAAATGAAAACAAGGTTAAAACTGCCACTTTCCTATCACCAAATTTTGTGCTTGAGCCTGGATTAGTTGCTAACAAATTTTACTACAACATCGATTTCCCTAAAGGCCATATTGCTATCAAAAGTTTTGATGCTGAAGTAGTTGATGAGTCAAGGAATCCTGTCCCCCTTTATGAAACATATCTCCATCATTGGCTTGTGGTAAGATATTATCAACACAAAGGTTTGGAGGTGTCAAAGTACCATGACGATCTGGGGTTTGAACAGTCAGATTATATATTAGTGAGGAACTCAGGGATATGTGGAAGGgatctttttcaatattttggcCTTGGGTCTGAAACTCGTAAAACAGTGAAATATGTTCCAGACCCTTATGGGATAGAGGTTGGTAATCCTTTAGAAGTACCTCCTGGATATGAAGAAAGATGGTTGCTTAATGTACATGCAATTGAGACACGAGGTTCCGAAGATCAGATGGGATGCACAGAATGCAGGTGTGATCTTTATAATGTTACAAAGGATGAGTATGACCGAGATATAGAACCAAATTACATTGGAGGCTTGAGATGTTGTCATGATGAAACAAGATGCAGAACAAGAGAAGGGTTTCAGGGTCCAAAGAGAAGTTTGTACCTGAAGTACACAATCAAATATGTTGATTGGCATGCCTTCATTAAGCctgttaaaatatatattcttgATGTCACTGATACATGGAAAAGGCGGAAATCAACAGGACTTAAGCCGTCAAGACATCATTGTCAGGTGATGAACACTTCTAATTTGGTTATTTGCTTTCAATCACTCAGTCCACTGTACTCCTCAATCCCAAACTGGTTGGAATCAGCAATATTAAATCCTCT is part of the Solanum stenotomum isolate F172 chromosome 8, ASM1918654v1, whole genome shotgun sequence genome and encodes:
- the LOC125872314 gene encoding uncharacterized protein LOC125872314, which translates into the protein MAFDSKFQLLVLAVLLLITIRPSLQTRLRNENKVKTATFLSPNFVLEPGLVANKFYYNIDFPKGHIAIKSFDAEVVDESRNPVPLYETYLHHWLVVRYYQHKGLEVSKYHDDLGFEQSDYILVRNSGICGRDLFQYFGLGSETRKTVKYVPDPYGIEVGNPLEVPPGYEERWLLNVHAIETRGSEDQMGCTECRCDLYNVTKDEYDRDIEPNYIGGLRCCHDETRCRTREGFQGPKRSLYLKYTIKYVDWHAFIKPVKIYILDVTDTWKRRKSTGLKPSRHHCQIEYKVESCSAAVANNGCIHTKKISVTLPNGGNVIYGVAHQHAGGIGSTLLGEDGRVICSSLPIYGEGKEPGNEAGYIVGMSPCYPRPGSVKISEGETLTLLSNYSSDQRHTGVMGLFYILVAEMSRQSSSILHSRDNMGDIVILHNAVLALAGFGIAALVAATVTYQHQSEREEGCESILM